A segment of the Anopheles cruzii chromosome 2, idAnoCruzAS_RS32_06, whole genome shotgun sequence genome:
TGGATTTACCGAACAGCCTGTTAGCTTCTTCGACTTCCTCCCGATACTTGCCAACGACGACTTTCTTTCCAGTGATAGGATCCGTTATGTCCCCGAGCGGATAAACGATTTCGTCGATAGTGTGCGTTATCAAACGGGTCAATTGTTCAGGTAATTCTTTGATTAAAACAATATCTCCAGTTTTGCATCGTTTGTCAGGATCGTGGGCGAAATAGAATACATCCTTTTTAAAGTACTAAATACAAT
Coding sequences within it:
- the LOC128277533 gene encoding 28S ribosomal protein S17, mitochondrial is translated as MASRVGVLLGQVVPCVKVNASKIRVKRMELDTNLNMYFKKDVFYFAHDPDKRCKTGDIVLIKELPEQLTRLITHTIDEIVYPLGDITDPITGKKVVVGKYREEVEEANRLFGKSRNAFDYSSAPPRGRLEGTRDFTHGETYIKYHEDGNDQPFAV